The genome window ACGCTGTCACGATTAACCAGTGATTTGGAAACCATCGGCGAGACATTTGTTCAGTCGGTTGTAGGGCTAGTTAAAGACAGCATCAATACCATTGCTCTGTTGGTGATGATGTTCTTCATTGATTGGCAGTTAACGATGATTGTGTTGATCATTATGCCGCCAGTGATGTATTTGACGGTGTATGTGAGAAACCGACTTCGTGCTCTCTATAAGGTGACTCGTTCTTCGCTGGCTCGCGGTATTGGCTTTTTACAAGAAGTCTTATTT of Moritella sp. F3 contains these proteins:
- a CDS encoding ABC transporter transmembrane domain-containing protein, encoding TLSRLTSDLETIGETFVQSVVGLVKDSINTIALLVMMFFIDWQLTMIVLIIMPPVMYLTVYVRNRLRALYKVTRSSLARGIGFLQEVLF